A genomic segment from Juglans regia cultivar Chandler chromosome 14, Walnut 2.0, whole genome shotgun sequence encodes:
- the LOC109008758 gene encoding serine/threonine-protein kinase D6PK — MEPWLDDLADDLQSLSFTSTATTATTATADINRGTSFGSEATLTVSSGSLGSTSKPHAPSSDPCWSAIHRIRSESPTRQLGLSDLRFVLRLGSGDIGSVYLAEVKSAPADSEGCLFAAKVMDKKELASRSKEGRAKTEREILEMLDHPFLPTLYASIDAPKWLCLLTEFCPGGDLHVLRQRQPSKRFHQSAVRFYASEVVVALEYLHMMGIVYRDLKPENVLVRSDGHIMLTDFDLSLKCDSSTSAAQIVSDQDLSSPAPQKDCPVDPPPFTSTSCIIPNCMVPAVSCFQPRRKRKKKLGMHGRPKFVAEPIDVRSMSFVGTHEYLAPEIVSGEGHGSAVDWWTLGIFMFELFYGVTPFRGVGNDLTLANIVARALEFPKEPVVPASAKDLISQLLAKDPVRRLGNTMGASAIKHHPFFQGVNWALLRCTAPPFVPPPFTREVDESCPETRMDYY, encoded by the exons ATGGAGCCTTGGCTCGACGACTTAGCCGACGACCTCCAGAGCCTGAGCTTCACCTCCACAGCCACCACCGCCACCACTGCCACAGCCGACATCAACCGCGGCACTAGCTTCGGCTCCGAGGCCACTCTCACTGTCTCCTCCGGCTCCCTTGGCTCCACCTCTAAGCCCCACGCACCCTCCTCCGATCCCTGCTGGTCCGCCATCCACCGGATCCGGTCCGAGTCCCCTACTCGCCAGCTCGGCCTCTCCGACCTCCGCTTCGTCCTCCGGCTCGGTTCCGGCGACATCGGCTCCGTCTACCTGGCAGAGGTCAAGTCCGCACCGGCCGACTCCGAGGGCTGCCTCTTTGCCGCCAAGGTGATGGACAAGAAGGAGCTCGCCAGCCGGAGTAAAGAAGGTCGCGCCAAAACCGAGAGGGAAATCCTCGAAATGTTGGACCACCCTTTCTTGCCCACGCTCTACGCCAGCATCGACGCCCCCAAATGGCTCTGCCTCTTGACCGAGTTCTGCCCCGGCGGCGACCTCCACGTGCTCCGGCAACGCCAGCCCTCCAAACGCTTCCACCAATCTGCCGTCAG GTTCTATGCATCAGAGGTGGTGGTGGCTTTAGAATACCTTCACATGATGGGGATTGTTTACCGTGATCTCAAGCCCGAAAATGTGCTCGTTAGGTCGGACGGCCACATCATGCTCACTGACTTTGACCTCTCGTTAAAGTGTGACAGCTCTACATCGGCGGCTCAGATTGTTTCTGATCAGGACCTATCAAGTCCCGCCCCTCAGAAGGACTGTCCGGTCGATCCACCCCCTTTCACCTCAACTTCATGCATTATTCCTAATTGTATGGTCCCTGCTGTGTCGTGTTTCCAACCAAGGCGCAAGCGCAAGAAGAAACTGGGCATGCACGGTAGACCCAAATTCGTGGCCGAGCCTATTGATGTTCGGTCCATGTCTTTCGTTGGGACCCACGAGTATTTGGCACCGGAGATTGTGTCCGGTGAGGGCCATGGGAGTGCTGTTGATTGGTGGACACTAGGGATATTTATGTTTGAGCTATTTTATGGGGTCACACCCTTTAGGGGTGTGGGCAATGATCTAACCCTAGCTAACATTGTGGCTCGAGCCCTCGAGTTTCCAAAGGAGCCTGTCGTGCCCGCCTCGGCAAAGGACCTCATATCTCAACTATTGGCTAAAGATCCGGTGAGGCGGCTAGGGAACACAATGGGTGCGTCGGCCATCAAGCACCACCCCTTTTTCCAAGGAGTCAATTGGGCATTGTTAAGATGTACAGCCCCACCCTTTGTTCCCCCACCATTCACTAGAGAAGTAGATGAAAGTTGTCCAGAGACGCGTATGgattattattag